In Dyadobacter subterraneus, a single genomic region encodes these proteins:
- a CDS encoding efflux RND transporter periplasmic adaptor subunit — MARKSSNRIWWIVGGIVVLLVAGLFGAKQAGYIGQPKPVEVEFTKVKRADIIERVSASGKVQPEVEVKLSPDVSGEITNLYVAEGDSVVKGQLLLKIRPDNYESLMARAQAAVNSSKANHEQTKALVLQAEAKLSQSKTIYERNKKLFNDKVISASDFEQFSSNYDVAKQDLESSKANVSAALYNIKSAEASLRDAAENLRKTTIFAPVSGIISLLNVEVGERVVGTSQMAGTEMMRIANLSNMEVRVNVNENDIVRVTLGDTAEIDVDAYSSSGRKFKGIVKEIANTAAGLASSTTTSAASTSTDAVTEFEVKVKILNTSFSDLMSSRSKRSYPFKPGMTASVEIITNRKDKVISVPIAAVTTRNNKPAEDDKDPKPEGTEPEKPKGQKEEAVKEVVFVAVNGKAEMREVKTGISDFENIEVLSGLKEGDEIISGPYIVVSKTLKTGDLVEKKKEEVKKDEKKSNEN; from the coding sequence ATGGCGCGTAAATCTTCAAATCGAATATGGTGGATTGTAGGAGGTATTGTAGTACTTCTTGTTGCCGGATTATTCGGAGCAAAACAGGCAGGATATATCGGACAGCCGAAACCTGTCGAGGTAGAATTTACAAAGGTCAAACGCGCAGACATTATTGAGCGTGTAAGTGCATCCGGAAAAGTTCAGCCGGAGGTAGAAGTAAAATTAAGTCCGGACGTATCCGGTGAAATTACCAACCTTTATGTAGCGGAAGGCGATTCTGTTGTGAAAGGACAGTTGCTTTTGAAAATCCGCCCGGATAATTATGAATCCTTAATGGCCCGCGCACAGGCCGCAGTAAATTCCAGCAAGGCAAATCATGAACAAACCAAGGCATTGGTTTTACAGGCTGAAGCTAAATTATCCCAGTCAAAAACAATTTACGAACGGAATAAAAAACTTTTCAACGATAAAGTAATTTCTGCATCCGATTTTGAACAATTCAGTTCTAATTATGATGTGGCAAAACAAGATCTTGAATCTTCAAAAGCAAACGTTTCTGCGGCTTTATATAATATCAAAAGTGCAGAGGCAAGTTTACGTGATGCTGCCGAAAACTTACGTAAAACAACCATTTTTGCTCCTGTGAGCGGAATTATTTCCTTGTTGAACGTGGAAGTTGGAGAACGCGTCGTTGGAACTTCGCAAATGGCAGGAACTGAAATGATGCGTATTGCCAATTTAAGTAATATGGAAGTTCGCGTGAATGTTAACGAAAATGATATCGTCCGCGTTACCTTAGGCGATACTGCGGAAATTGACGTTGACGCTTACAGTTCGTCAGGACGCAAATTCAAAGGAATTGTAAAAGAAATTGCCAACACCGCCGCCGGTCTTGCCTCATCAACCACAACATCCGCAGCGAGCACTTCCACCGATGCTGTAACAGAATTTGAGGTTAAAGTTAAGATTTTGAATACGTCGTTCAGCGATCTTATGTCTAGCCGCAGCAAAAGATCTTACCCGTTCAAACCTGGTATGACGGCGTCAGTAGAAATTATCACAAACAGAAAAGATAAAGTTATTTCGGTACCGATAGCAGCAGTGACTACCCGAAACAATAAACCGGCTGAGGACGACAAAGATCCAAAACCAGAAGGTACCGAGCCGGAAAAACCAAAAGGACAAAAAGAAGAAGCGGTTAAAGAGGTTGTTTTTGTGGCTGTAAATGGAAAAGCTGAGATGCGTGAAGTAAAAACCGGAATTAGTGATTTTGAAAATATTGAGGTATTGTCGGGATTAAAAGAAGGTGATGAAATTATCTCCGGACCCTATATCGTTGTGTCCAAAACACTAAAAACAGGAGACTTAGTAGAAAAAAAGAAAGAAGAAGTGAAAAAAGATGAGAAAAAATCAAATGAAAACTAG
- a CDS encoding nucleoside recognition domain-containing protein: MALNYIFIAFFTIAFVVAFAKFLLFGDAETLKLVVEGILSSSKVAVMDIALPLAGVMTFFLGILNVGEKAGAINILARIIGPFFSKLFPEIPKNHPANGQMIMNFGANMLGLDNAATPFGLKAMQSLQDLNPSKDTASNAQIMFLVLHTSGLQLIPLSIIAQRAILGATDPSDVFIPCVVGTYITTVIALIITAAWQKINLFNKTVILGLGGVTTVLALLLWYLSSLPKEQIETISVVFGNSVLLFLITSFLLGALYKKVNVFEVFIDGAKLGFETSVKIMPYLVGMLVAISAFRTCGAMDYLINGLRYIVISSGINSDFTDALPVALMKPLSGSGARALMIEGMTKFGPDSFVGRLGCIFQGSADTTLYIVALYFGSVGIKNSRYAIVVGLIADLVGVIAGIWLGYLFFH; the protein is encoded by the coding sequence ATGGCCCTTAATTATATTTTCATTGCTTTTTTTACAATTGCTTTTGTCGTTGCGTTCGCTAAATTCCTTCTCTTCGGTGATGCAGAAACTTTAAAGCTCGTTGTGGAAGGTATTTTAAGTTCGTCAAAAGTAGCTGTGATGGATATTGCTTTGCCTCTCGCAGGAGTAATGACATTTTTTCTGGGGATATTAAATGTAGGCGAAAAAGCCGGAGCGATTAATATTCTGGCCAGGATTATCGGTCCCTTTTTTAGCAAATTATTTCCTGAAATTCCGAAAAATCATCCGGCAAACGGGCAAATGATTATGAACTTCGGAGCGAATATGCTGGGTTTGGATAATGCGGCGACGCCTTTTGGTTTGAAAGCCATGCAAAGTCTTCAGGATTTAAATCCAAGTAAAGACACCGCTTCCAATGCGCAGATTATGTTTTTAGTTCTGCATACTTCGGGGCTTCAGCTTATTCCGCTGAGCATTATCGCGCAACGCGCCATTCTGGGAGCTACTGATCCTTCTGATGTTTTTATTCCCTGTGTTGTAGGTACATATATAACTACGGTCATCGCTTTGATTATTACAGCAGCCTGGCAAAAAATTAATCTTTTTAACAAAACAGTAATACTTGGTTTAGGTGGTGTAACAACGGTTCTTGCTCTCTTATTATGGTATTTATCAAGTTTACCAAAAGAGCAAATTGAAACAATTTCCGTCGTTTTTGGAAATTCGGTACTGCTTTTTCTTATCACGTCATTTCTTCTCGGAGCACTTTATAAAAAAGTAAATGTCTTTGAAGTTTTTATTGATGGAGCAAAACTGGGTTTTGAAACTTCTGTCAAAATAATGCCTTATCTGGTAGGAATGCTTGTTGCGATCAGTGCTTTTCGTACTTGCGGCGCTATGGATTATTTGATAAACGGACTTCGGTATATAGTAATCAGTTCCGGGATCAATAGTGATTTCACAGATGCACTTCCCGTGGCCTTAATGAAGCCTTTAAGCGGCAGCGGCGCCCGTGCTTTGATGATCGAAGGTATGACTAAATTCGGCCCGGATTCTTTTGTTGGACGACTAGGTTGCATTTTTCAGGGATCAGCCGACACAACACTTTATATAGTAGCACTTTACTTCGGATCTGTCGGGATTAAAAACTCCCGTTATGCCATTGTTGTAGGCCTCATTGCCGATTTAGTCGGTGTGATTGCTGGCATCTGGCTGGGATATTTATTTTTTCACTAA
- a CDS encoding DivIVA domain-containing protein — protein MKISAIDIRKHTFEKIFRGYNPDEVDAFLNSLSQEWERFSSENSMLKMQLDYAEKELSKLKDIESTLFRTLKSAEDVSKQIEKEAIESADKRVEESKERADSLIAEAEQRTNQIILETENRLKKFKEDFAVEIKNQERDFRAIENFRDNLVVQLSSLANNTIETVERFENKYDKESVLNKMEEIKQHVAEIEIPKKLTFPSEVEKSEPEVQEAAVILKDETPEVAFEIVSTPEAEEPFLVEEEIVEEEPVTVLKQVEVEAVVEEIEEISVPTVKEEDLSAADAATEALAELRKSRETRENERETRPRENTQREAVNTFREKPQEPVLPKSTGGSFFDQI, from the coding sequence ATGAAAATTTCAGCAATAGACATACGTAAACATACGTTTGAAAAGATTTTCAGAGGTTACAATCCCGATGAAGTTGATGCATTTCTCAACTCATTGTCGCAGGAATGGGAGCGCTTTTCCAGTGAAAACAGCATGCTGAAAATGCAGTTGGATTATGCAGAAAAAGAACTTAGCAAGTTAAAAGATATCGAATCCACGCTGTTTCGCACATTAAAGTCGGCAGAGGATGTTAGTAAGCAGATTGAAAAAGAAGCCATTGAATCTGCTGATAAAAGGGTTGAGGAATCCAAAGAAAGAGCGGATTCGCTGATAGCGGAAGCGGAGCAAAGAACGAATCAGATCATTCTGGAAACTGAAAACCGACTTAAAAAATTCAAAGAGGATTTTGCGGTTGAAATAAAAAATCAGGAACGTGATTTCCGTGCAATTGAAAATTTCAGGGATAATCTTGTCGTGCAGCTTTCTTCACTTGCCAATAATACAATTGAAACGGTTGAAAGATTTGAGAATAAATACGATAAGGAATCTGTCTTGAACAAGATGGAAGAAATTAAGCAGCATGTTGCCGAAATCGAGATTCCTAAAAAGCTAACTTTTCCTAGTGAAGTTGAAAAATCAGAACCTGAGGTTCAGGAAGCAGCAGTTATTCTGAAAGATGAGACACCAGAAGTAGCATTTGAAATTGTTTCAACACCAGAAGCGGAAGAACCGTTTTTGGTTGAAGAAGAGATTGTCGAAGAAGAGCCGGTCACCGTTTTAAAACAGGTAGAGGTTGAGGCAGTTGTTGAAGAGATAGAAGAAATTTCGGTACCAACTGTTAAAGAAGAGGATTTAAGCGCAGCAGATGCAGCAACCGAGGCTCTTGCTGAATTGAGAAAATCACGCGAAACACGTGAAAATGAACGTGAAACAAGACCTCGTGAAAATACGCAGCGCGAAGCTGTAAATACATTTAGAGAGAAACCTCAGGAACCAGTTTTGCCAAAAAGTACAGGCGGATCATTCTTTGACCAAATATAA
- a CDS encoding DUF456 domain-containing protein, producing MDILLLVAGIACLFTGLAGAILPLPGPALSFTGLVLLHISKFAEFSHTTLYTLGFITLVIGVLDYYIPVWGTKKIGGTRYGAIGATLGLLAGFLFVPAIGIFIGTFLGALLGELIGGAKINAALKSALGSFVGFLTGIVIQVLLCLVMIGFAVAELWKNIG from the coding sequence ATGGATATTTTGCTGCTTGTTGCCGGGATTGCATGTTTGTTTACAGGTCTTGCCGGAGCAATTCTGCCACTGCCCGGACCGGCTTTAAGTTTTACCGGGCTTGTTTTATTACATATCAGTAAATTCGCTGAATTTAGTCATACAACACTTTATACTTTGGGATTTATCACCTTAGTTATTGGTGTCCTGGATTATTACATTCCTGTTTGGGGAACGAAAAAAATTGGAGGGACGCGGTATGGAGCTATTGGTGCAACACTTGGCTTACTGGCTGGTTTTCTTTTTGTTCCGGCAATCGGTATTTTCATCGGAACATTTCTTGGAGCTTTACTGGGAGAATTAATAGGAGGAGCTAAAATAAATGCTGCTCTGAAATCAGCGTTAGGTTCTTTCGTCGGATTTTTGACCGGTATCGTAATCCAGGTTTTGCTTTGTCTGGTTATGATTGGTTTTGCAGTAGCCGAACTTTGGAAGAATATAGGATAG
- the folB gene encoding dihydroneopterin aldolase, with product MGTISLEGLEFFAYHGYYPEEQRIGNKYALDITINTDFIEAAVKDKLSATVNYETLYQIAAKVMQEPAKLLEHIGFKVIASVREHYPDVQKVTVRVSKFNPPIGGVCTRATITMEG from the coding sequence TTGGGTACGATATCATTAGAAGGCCTGGAGTTTTTCGCCTATCACGGCTACTACCCGGAAGAACAAAGAATTGGTAACAAATACGCGCTGGACATCACCATCAATACTGATTTTATTGAGGCGGCGGTCAAAGATAAATTAAGTGCGACGGTCAATTATGAAACATTGTACCAGATTGCCGCAAAAGTGATGCAGGAACCCGCGAAATTATTGGAGCATATTGGTTTTAAGGTAATCGCAAGTGTAAGAGAACATTATCCGGATGTACAGAAGGTGACAGTAAGGGTTTCCAAATTCAATCCGCCGATTGGTGGGGTTTGTACGAGGGCGACGATTACAATGGAAGGATAG
- a CDS encoding saccharopine dehydrogenase family protein has translation MSKVLIIGAGGVGSVVAHKCALNSQVFTSIMLASRTKSKCDKIAAEIKEMHGVDIETAQVDADIVAETVMLIKRFQPKLLINVALPYQDLTIMEACLATGVHYLDTANYEPKDVAKFEYSWQWAYQQRFKEAGLMALLGCGFDPGVTQVFTSYANKHYFDEMHYLDIIDCNAGDHGKAFATNFNPEINIREITQPGRYWENGEWVEIEAMSIHKPIEYPGIGPKESYVLYHEELESLVKNFPTLKRARFWMTFGQAYITHLNVLENVGMTSIKPIKFNGMDIVPLEFLKAVLPAPDSLGENYSGQTSIGCQIKGTKDGEETTYYVWNNCDHAECYKEVHAQAVSYTTGVPAMIGAMLMLTNEEWMKPGVWNCEELNPDPFMALLNTQGLPWNERINIPLPHEYPA, from the coding sequence ATGTCCAAAGTTCTTATTATTGGTGCCGGCGGCGTCGGAAGTGTGGTGGCGCACAAATGTGCACTGAACAGCCAGGTGTTTACAAGCATTATGCTTGCAAGTCGCACAAAATCAAAATGCGATAAAATTGCAGCAGAAATTAAAGAAATGCATGGTGTTGACATCGAAACGGCGCAGGTTGATGCTGATATCGTTGCAGAAACTGTAATGCTCATCAAACGCTTCCAGCCAAAATTGCTGATCAACGTTGCACTTCCTTACCAGGATCTGACCATTATGGAAGCTTGTCTTGCGACTGGCGTTCATTATCTGGATACGGCCAATTACGAACCAAAAGATGTTGCCAAATTTGAATATAGCTGGCAATGGGCATATCAGCAACGCTTTAAAGAAGCTGGTTTGATGGCTTTGCTTGGTTGTGGTTTTGACCCGGGCGTTACGCAGGTATTTACTTCGTACGCCAACAAACACTATTTCGATGAAATGCATTATCTGGACATTATCGACTGTAATGCCGGCGATCATGGAAAAGCATTTGCAACGAATTTCAATCCTGAAATCAATATTCGTGAAATTACCCAACCAGGTCGTTATTGGGAAAATGGAGAATGGGTTGAAATTGAGGCTATGTCAATTCACAAACCAATTGAATACCCAGGCATCGGACCAAAAGAAAGTTATGTACTTTACCATGAGGAACTTGAATCGCTGGTAAAAAACTTCCCGACTTTAAAACGTGCACGTTTCTGGATGACATTTGGACAAGCTTACATTACGCACTTAAACGTGCTTGAAAATGTAGGAATGACCAGTATCAAACCGATCAAATTTAACGGTATGGATATTGTTCCGCTTGAATTTTTGAAAGCAGTACTTCCTGCTCCTGATTCATTGGGCGAAAATTATTCAGGACAAACTTCAATCGGTTGCCAGATTAAAGGAACAAAGGACGGTGAAGAAACCACCTACTACGTTTGGAATAACTGCGATCACGCTGAATGTTACAAAGAAGTTCACGCGCAGGCAGTAAGTTATACAACAGGCGTTCCGGCCATGATCGGTGCGATGCTTATGCTGACAAATGAAGAATGGATGAAGCCGGGTGTCTGGAATTGCGAAGAGTTGAATCCGGATCCATTTATGGCACTCTTGAATACCCAAGGTTTGCCATGGAACGAAAGAATCAACATCCCGCTCCCACACGAATATCCGGCGTGA
- a CDS encoding TolC family protein — protein MMNSLPKSAFLAFMFCGLVLFQSAYGQTNVPKKADNTYSLEDCIRIALETNPQVKQSEIQVQRDNNIHEQSRWQRWPSLSFNAAQGFNSGRNIDPFTNQFVQQNISQNQFQLGSSVILFSGFQLKNTVKRNEINIMASQKDLDAARNDIMLNVALSYLQVISNEELIGVAQRQVDASNLQVGRTQKLVEAGTLAESNLFDLKAQLANDELTLVNAQNNLETAKLNLKQLMNMPGSDPINLIKIPVADPNLRAYDATIQQIYETAMSNLPQMKAAELRTEAAKKNIEIIRGSAMPTLSLNGGINTTFSSVAPKERFISDGSPSQTQTVTSTTDYIIVNDQQFPIVQTVSTPGGSLRHFGYLDQLNFNRNSSINLSLRIPIFTNFQVRYNVANAKLQQQTTEYQAQQVQLTIRKNVEQAYIDMNNAAKRYSATANQVRALTEAFRISQVRFDVGAINSVEYNIAKANLDRANGNLIQTKYDYVFRTKILDFYMNRPLSDF, from the coding sequence ATGATGAATTCGTTACCAAAATCCGCATTCCTTGCGTTTATGTTTTGTGGACTTGTCTTGTTTCAATCTGCTTATGGACAAACGAATGTTCCAAAAAAAGCGGACAATACATATTCTCTTGAAGATTGTATCCGCATTGCTTTGGAAACAAATCCGCAGGTTAAGCAGTCTGAAATTCAGGTTCAGCGCGATAACAACATTCATGAGCAATCACGCTGGCAGCGTTGGCCGAGCTTGAGTTTTAATGCCGCGCAAGGTTTTAACTCGGGTCGGAACATCGACCCCTTTACCAACCAGTTTGTTCAGCAAAATATTAGCCAAAACCAGTTTCAGCTCGGTTCAAGTGTAATTTTGTTCAGCGGATTTCAGTTGAAAAATACGGTGAAACGCAACGAAATCAATATCATGGCAAGCCAGAAAGATCTGGATGCTGCCAGAAATGATATTATGCTGAATGTTGCACTTTCTTACTTGCAGGTAATCAGTAATGAAGAATTAATCGGTGTGGCGCAGCGCCAGGTCGACGCGTCTAACTTACAGGTCGGCCGCACACAGAAACTTGTGGAAGCAGGTACCCTGGCCGAAAGTAATTTGTTTGATTTAAAAGCACAGCTTGCCAATGACGAATTGACGCTTGTTAATGCGCAAAATAATCTGGAAACGGCAAAACTTAATTTGAAACAACTAATGAATATGCCAGGAAGCGATCCGATTAATTTGATAAAAATACCGGTTGCTGATCCAAATCTTCGTGCTTACGACGCTACAATCCAACAAATTTATGAAACTGCCATGAGCAATCTCCCTCAGATGAAAGCAGCAGAATTACGCACCGAAGCGGCCAAGAAAAACATTGAAATCATCCGTGGCAGCGCAATGCCAACATTAAGCTTGAACGGCGGGATCAATACTACATTTTCGAGTGTGGCTCCAAAAGAGAGATTTATTTCTGACGGCTCACCTAGTCAAACGCAGACTGTAACATCTACAACGGATTATATTATCGTAAATGATCAGCAGTTTCCAATTGTGCAAACCGTTTCAACACCCGGAGGATCACTCAGACATTTCGGATACCTGGATCAGCTTAATTTCAACAGAAACTCTTCTATTAATTTAAGTTTAAGAATTCCTATTTTTACAAATTTCCAGGTTCGTTATAATGTTGCAAATGCCAAATTGCAACAGCAAACTACTGAATATCAGGCGCAGCAAGTTCAGCTTACGATTCGTAAAAATGTTGAACAGGCTTATATTGATATGAATAATGCAGCCAAACGTTATTCTGCAACGGCCAATCAGGTTAGAGCCTTAACCGAAGCTTTCCGCATATCTCAGGTTCGTTTTGATGTAGGCGCTATCAATTCAGTTGAATACAATATTGCAAAAGCCAACCTTGACCGCGCGAATGGAAATCTTATCCAGACAAAATACGATTACGTTTTCCGCACAAAAATCCTCGATTTTTATATGAACAGACCACTGTCTGATTTTTAA